In Desertibacillus haloalkaliphilus, a single genomic region encodes these proteins:
- a CDS encoding GAF domain-containing protein, whose translation MFNVESYTDNLEKNYQLVIKQLQALIEDEDDQIANLANASALLNQFLDDTNWVGFYLYKNDQLILGPFQGLPACVTIAIGKGVCGTAAKQRKTVRVADVHQFPGHIACDAASQSEIVVPMIKDGQLIGVLDIDSPNKDRFTDVDETYLEQFVETLVNYI comes from the coding sequence ATGTTTAACGTCGAATCTTATACAGACAACCTCGAGAAAAACTATCAATTAGTCATTAAACAGCTGCAAGCACTGATTGAAGATGAAGACGACCAGATCGCAAATCTTGCAAACGCAAGTGCATTGCTCAATCAGTTTTTAGATGATACCAACTGGGTCGGTTTTTACTTATATAAAAATGATCAACTGATCCTTGGGCCATTTCAAGGATTACCAGCTTGTGTAACGATCGCGATTGGAAAAGGTGTATGCGGAACAGCAGCAAAGCAACGCAAAACCGTTCGTGTTGCTGACGTACATCAATTCCCTGGACATATTGCCTGTGACGCAGCATCACAATCAGAGATCGTCGTCCCCATGATCAAAGATGGACAGCTTATTGGTGTCCTCGATATCGATAGTCCTAATAAAGATCGTTTTACTGATGTTGATGAAACGTACCTCGAGCAATTTGTTGAGACCTTAGTGAACTACATCTAA
- a CDS encoding alpha/beta-type small acid-soluble spore protein, which yields MANNNSSNSNQLLVPGVEQALDQMKVEIAQEFGVQLGADSTSRANGSVGGEITKRLVRTAQQQMNGFQQQ from the coding sequence ATGGCAAACAACAACAGCAGCAACAGCAACCAATTATTAGTTCCTGGTGTTGAGCAAGCACTAGACCAAATGAAAGTTGAGATCGCTCAAGAGTTTGGTGTACAACTAGGTGCAGACTCTACATCTCGTGCAAACGGTTCAGTTGGTGGAGAAATTACGAAGCGTCTTGTACGAACTGCACAACAGCAAATGAATGGTTTCCAACAACAATAA
- the rpsD gene encoding 30S ribosomal protein S4 encodes MARYTGPSWKLSRRLGISLSGTGKELEKRPYAPGQHGPNQRKKLSEYGLQLQEKQKLRHMYGMNERQFRRTFDDAAKMPGVHGENFMILLESRLDNIVYRMGLARTRRAARQLVNHGHITVDGGRVDIPSYRVKVGQTIGVREKSQNNSAIKEALEVNNFVPAYVTFDTEKLEGTYSRLPERSELPAEITEALIVEFYSR; translated from the coding sequence ATGGCTCGTTATACAGGTCCATCTTGGAAATTATCTCGCCGTCTAGGCATCTCATTAAGTGGAACAGGAAAAGAATTAGAAAAGCGTCCTTACGCACCAGGACAACACGGTCCTAACCAACGTAAGAAGCTTTCTGAATACGGCTTACAATTACAAGAAAAACAAAAGCTTCGTCATATGTACGGTATGAACGAACGTCAATTCCGTCGCACATTCGATGACGCTGCAAAAATGCCTGGCGTTCACGGTGAAAACTTCATGATTTTACTAGAATCTCGTCTAGATAACATTGTTTATCGTATGGGATTAGCACGTACTCGTCGTGCAGCACGTCAATTAGTTAACCATGGACACATCACTGTTGATGGTGGTCGCGTTGACATTCCATCTTACCGTGTAAAAGTTGGACAAACAATCGGTGTTCGTGAAAAGTCTCAAAACAATTCTGCTATCAAGGAAGCATTAGAAGTTAACAACTTCGTACCTGCTTACGTAACTTTTGATACAGAGAAGCTAGAAGGAACATACTCACGTCTTCCAGAACGTTCTGAGCTTCCTGCAGAAATTACAGAAGCACTAATCGTTGAGTTCTACTCTCGTTAA
- a CDS encoding sensor domain-containing diguanylate cyclase yields the protein MYTDKNRDTHDISDLFQTVLSDTKVIKETFTSALFFMASMEGECLTLREVGGVRASMLETISHVQNGLLDDRFPNEYNGCIIDLIEIELKTYNWCGYLGLVVEGKTNHSLNGVRSFLLGFKASVEMTANYLDTCMRDDKNSETQQPSHMIVNLLEDTDYEINFSSLQHALIRSIGGEDLEVELTLLVLEERRELYIPQQSTASEVIDEQRRFVIRKDDLLQREVVLKEQLQGRKPLFEAQDIYSDFMMVPITDEQDMKSLLLLTNKGGRFQATVTERLFTIIDKIRPLLFRAYYNEKKDLERKRHQLLLQVTKKFHASMDVGEVLGEIVNVLEGVYPQFSIDLLLSHEWKVQADLPVSQLHYGAVSGGAVEKAYLTGEMQIEDVITSKHSLVYAPLRGKQGIYGVLKITSPHSMVFPRHEIEFIKVLADTGGNALENAELYQQSRELIHDLQLINQTSQKLNSNLCLSDTVGFMVQQISASFHAQEVGFIMFESNGSMTTLEGSTRFFFTDVPTTAIQRLSEKIKIEKDSLFIGDLSLDEPYVLGSYRSVLVVPMIQTGDLKGMVVVMHENPYHFTFDNFKLLQSLIHHSTLAFTNSMLHEELEKLVITDRLTRLYARDYLDQRIQESMEQDAYGCFILFDIDNFKSINDSYGHQVGDDIIIQVANIMKRNSRETDIAARWGGEELALYLPRVEPTIGYQVAERIVRHVGKETSPRVTVSCGVSNWTQQDTQKSVKRLFNIADQCLYEAKETGKNKVIMGESEEQVES from the coding sequence ATGTATACTGATAAGAACAGGGATACACATGACATTTCAGATCTTTTTCAGACCGTTTTGTCAGACACAAAAGTGATCAAAGAAACATTCACATCAGCGCTTTTTTTTATGGCTTCTATGGAGGGAGAGTGTTTAACATTACGAGAAGTTGGTGGGGTACGCGCCTCGATGCTTGAAACAATCTCTCATGTTCAAAATGGTTTATTAGACGATCGTTTTCCTAATGAATATAACGGTTGTATTATTGACCTTATTGAAATCGAACTAAAGACTTACAATTGGTGCGGGTATTTAGGTTTAGTTGTTGAAGGGAAAACGAATCATTCCTTGAACGGGGTTCGCTCGTTTTTGCTAGGGTTTAAGGCCTCGGTTGAAATGACAGCCAATTATTTAGACACATGTATGAGAGATGACAAGAATAGTGAAACGCAACAACCAAGCCATATGATTGTTAACCTCCTAGAAGATACAGACTATGAAATTAATTTTTCGTCACTTCAGCATGCGTTGATTCGATCAATTGGGGGGGAGGATCTCGAGGTTGAGTTGACGTTACTCGTGCTTGAAGAACGTCGCGAACTGTATATACCACAGCAATCGACGGCTAGCGAAGTCATTGATGAGCAGCGCCGTTTTGTCATAAGGAAAGATGACTTGTTGCAACGGGAAGTTGTATTGAAAGAACAGCTACAAGGGAGAAAGCCTCTCTTTGAAGCACAAGACATATACAGTGATTTTATGATGGTCCCAATCACGGATGAACAGGATATGAAAAGTCTCCTCTTACTAACGAATAAGGGCGGGCGATTTCAAGCAACTGTCACCGAACGTCTTTTTACGATCATTGATAAGATACGTCCGTTACTTTTCCGCGCATATTACAACGAGAAAAAAGACTTAGAGAGGAAGCGGCACCAATTGTTGTTACAAGTGACAAAGAAATTTCACGCTTCAATGGATGTCGGAGAGGTCTTAGGGGAAATTGTTAATGTATTGGAAGGGGTCTATCCACAATTTAGCATTGATCTCTTGTTGTCACATGAGTGGAAGGTTCAAGCCGATCTTCCTGTCAGTCAACTTCATTATGGTGCCGTTTCAGGAGGGGCTGTTGAGAAAGCTTATTTGACAGGCGAGATGCAGATTGAAGATGTCATCACTAGTAAACACTCCCTTGTCTATGCCCCGCTGCGTGGAAAACAAGGAATTTATGGGGTGCTAAAGATTACTTCACCACATTCAATGGTTTTTCCAAGGCATGAAATCGAATTTATTAAAGTTTTGGCTGACACTGGTGGAAATGCACTAGAGAATGCTGAGCTTTATCAGCAATCTCGAGAGCTAATTCATGACTTACAACTCATTAATCAGACGTCACAAAAGCTAAACTCAAATTTATGTTTATCTGATACGGTAGGTTTTATGGTTCAGCAAATTTCAGCTTCGTTTCATGCACAAGAGGTTGGCTTTATCATGTTTGAAAGTAATGGATCAATGACAACCCTTGAAGGAAGTACACGTTTTTTCTTCACAGATGTGCCAACAACTGCGATTCAACGATTAAGTGAGAAAATAAAAATTGAAAAAGATTCGTTATTTATTGGAGATTTATCATTGGATGAACCGTATGTGCTGGGTTCATATCGCTCTGTGTTAGTAGTACCGATGATTCAAACCGGTGATCTAAAAGGTATGGTCGTTGTCATGCACGAAAATCCGTATCACTTTACCTTTGACAATTTTAAGTTATTACAATCACTAATCCACCATTCAACGTTAGCATTCACTAATTCAATGTTACATGAGGAGCTTGAAAAACTAGTCATTACTGACCGTTTGACCCGGCTTTATGCGAGAGATTATCTTGACCAACGCATACAAGAATCGATGGAACAGGATGCGTACGGTTGCTTTATTTTGTTTGATATTGATAATTTCAAATCGATTAATGATTCTTATGGTCATCAAGTTGGTGATGATATCATCATTCAAGTTGCAAACATTATGAAACGAAATAGTAGGGAAACAGATATCGCAGCGAGGTGGGGTGGTGAAGAACTTGCGCTTTATTTGCCGAGAGTTGAACCGACAATTGGTTACCAGGTGGCGGAACGAATTGTTCGACATGTCGGTAAAGAAACGAGCCCACGAGTAACCGTTTCATGCGGTGTTTCAAACTGGACCCAACAAGACACACAAAAATCAGTGAAACGACTCTTTAACATCGCGGACCAATGTTTATATGAGGCAAAAGAAACAGGCAAGAATAAAGTGATCATGGGAGAAAGTGAAGAACAAGTAGAGTCATAA
- the ezrA gene encoding septation ring formation regulator EzrA: protein MYLYVLIAIFLLVIIYGALTRKKIYSQVDRLEDWKIEIMNRPITDEISKVKGLTMSGETEEKFESWRSAWDDIIGEKLPDLEELLFDVEEVANKYRFSKAKKILAIVEQQLNEVEVDLNAMLADIHNLIHSEEQNREDIVSVRKFYSEVNDYFSLHRGSLGSTARLFNERLEELENGFETFEEATEEGNYFEAREVLLAIQEQLVVEQKQMEEVPKLFVQLQSNLPLDVENLKQGIKDMEHQGYVLDHFSFDEEIEKANTSIKEILNDVEALELDGIEERIEEVNHSLEHMYDALEHEVKAKHVVETELNGLGNQLDDLKVMLSELRVETETVQRSYLIAEEELKMHETIGEHLKELQKQLGVIDDVTANKRQSYTTIEEMVATFKETLEQVQEEISNSKQMLATLRQDELRARDTLRELRRKMLDGKRLVQKSNIPGLPSGVIDEIESGERKLIEAAEKLEEVPLQMTEVNQKIDEALVHVNGTNEYIMETLKQAADAERLIQYGNRYRSRSRAIHEQLLEAEECFRNFYYEDAIDIVLQAIEPFDPNVIEALDTEQKKEAVQ, encoded by the coding sequence ATGTACTTGTATGTGTTAATTGCAATCTTTTTACTAGTGATCATCTACGGGGCATTAACAAGGAAGAAAATATACTCGCAGGTTGATCGTCTCGAGGATTGGAAAATAGAAATTATGAATCGCCCAATTACAGATGAAATATCAAAAGTAAAAGGGCTTACGATGTCTGGTGAGACTGAAGAAAAATTTGAAAGCTGGCGAAGTGCCTGGGATGACATTATTGGTGAAAAGCTTCCTGATTTAGAAGAACTACTATTTGATGTTGAAGAGGTTGCCAATAAATACCGGTTTTCGAAAGCGAAGAAAATCCTAGCGATTGTCGAACAGCAGTTAAATGAGGTGGAAGTTGACCTTAATGCAATGTTGGCTGATATACATAATTTAATCCATAGCGAAGAGCAAAACCGTGAGGACATTGTGAGCGTCCGAAAGTTTTATAGTGAAGTGAACGATTATTTCTCACTTCATCGTGGCTCACTAGGGTCAACCGCTAGATTGTTTAATGAGCGGTTGGAGGAGCTTGAGAATGGTTTTGAAACGTTTGAAGAAGCGACAGAAGAGGGAAATTATTTTGAAGCTAGAGAAGTATTGTTAGCCATACAAGAGCAGCTAGTCGTTGAACAAAAGCAGATGGAGGAGGTTCCTAAGCTATTTGTTCAATTGCAATCAAATCTCCCTCTTGATGTTGAGAATCTTAAACAAGGGATAAAAGATATGGAACATCAAGGCTACGTGCTAGATCATTTTTCATTTGATGAGGAAATTGAAAAAGCTAATACAAGTATCAAGGAAATTTTAAATGATGTAGAGGCGTTGGAACTTGATGGCATTGAAGAGCGAATCGAAGAGGTCAATCATTCTCTTGAACACATGTATGATGCACTAGAACATGAGGTCAAAGCAAAGCATGTCGTTGAAACCGAATTGAACGGCCTAGGTAACCAGCTCGATGATTTGAAGGTCATGCTCAGTGAATTGAGAGTAGAAACTGAAACGGTACAGCGAAGCTATCTCATTGCAGAAGAAGAATTGAAAATGCATGAAACCATTGGTGAACACTTAAAGGAATTGCAAAAGCAACTAGGCGTGATTGATGACGTGACGGCAAATAAGCGTCAATCGTATACAACGATTGAAGAGATGGTCGCAACATTTAAAGAAACGCTAGAGCAGGTTCAAGAGGAAATTAGCAATTCTAAGCAGATGCTAGCGACATTACGTCAGGATGAGTTAAGGGCAAGAGATACATTAAGAGAACTTCGTAGAAAGATGCTAGATGGGAAACGTCTCGTTCAAAAGAGTAACATTCCAGGTTTGCCGAGTGGCGTGATTGATGAAATTGAAAGTGGTGAACGGAAGTTAATCGAAGCTGCCGAGAAGCTTGAGGAAGTGCCGTTACAGATGACTGAGGTGAACCAAAAGATTGATGAGGCGCTCGTGCATGTGAATGGGACCAATGAATATATTATGGAGACGCTGAAACAAGCAGCAGATGCTGAGCGATTAATTCAATATGGAAATCGTTATCGTAGTCGTTCGAGGGCGATTCATGAACAGTTGCTTGAAGCAGAAGAGTGTTTTCGTAATTTTTACTATGAAGATGCCATTGATATTGTCCTTCAGGCGATTGAGCCTTTTGATCCGAATGTGATTGAAGCTCTTGATACTGAGCAGAAAAAAGAGGCTGTCCAATAA
- the hisJ gene encoding histidinol-phosphatase HisJ, protein MILYDGHVHTPFCPHGTKDTIESYIEQALAHGIKGLTFAEHAPLPEGFIDPTPLRDSAMKKEHLYEYIELIQQYKKDYKDKIDIRVGLEVDYIVGFEKETTALLNDVGPQLDDSLLSVHFLRNDDRYYCLDYSPEAFAEMIDVFGSIDGVYKNYFDTVKQSITANLGSYKPKRIGHITLVRKFQNKYPATHDFRANITDILDTISTRQLQLDYNGAGTAKPLCREPYPPASVVEEAIQRKIPLIYGSDAHSHKGLLQGKDQLVQHAPLVTPDS, encoded by the coding sequence ATGATTCTATATGACGGTCACGTCCATACCCCCTTTTGCCCACATGGCACAAAAGATACGATTGAAAGTTATATTGAACAAGCATTAGCACACGGTATCAAAGGGCTTACCTTTGCCGAACATGCCCCTTTACCTGAAGGGTTTATCGACCCGACGCCTCTCAGAGATAGCGCGATGAAAAAAGAGCATCTCTATGAGTATATCGAGCTTATTCAGCAGTATAAGAAGGACTATAAAGATAAGATTGATATTCGCGTTGGGTTGGAAGTAGACTATATTGTTGGCTTTGAGAAGGAGACAACCGCACTATTAAATGACGTTGGTCCACAACTCGATGATAGCCTTCTGTCTGTTCACTTTTTACGAAACGACGACCGCTATTACTGCCTTGACTACAGCCCAGAAGCATTTGCAGAGATGATCGATGTCTTTGGTTCTATTGATGGCGTGTATAAAAACTATTTTGATACCGTCAAACAATCAATCACGGCAAACCTCGGTTCATATAAACCGAAACGAATCGGGCATATCACGTTAGTCCGTAAATTCCAAAACAAATACCCGGCAACCCACGACTTCCGAGCGAATATTACGGATATTTTGGATACGATCTCTACACGACAACTTCAACTAGATTATAATGGCGCAGGCACTGCTAAGCCACTATGTCGCGAACCATACCCACCAGCATCTGTTGTTGAAGAGGCGATCCAACGAAAAATACCCCTCATCTATGGTTCCGACGCCCATAGCCATAAGGGGTTACTTCAGGGGAAAGATCAACTTGTCCAACATGCTCCGCTCGTAACGCCCGATTCCTAA
- the thiI gene encoding tRNA uracil 4-sulfurtransferase ThiI produces the protein MKYDHILIRYGEIALKGKNRSEFERKLQKNIKAVIKPFPNCKVRRTFGRMFIELNDEPHEPIIDRVKDVFGVQSLSLALKVENEIEQIQEGALWALQASGADAKTFKVNARRAYKPFPINSQELNPLIGGHILKNLNHLSVDVHHPDVEVKVEVREGATYISCGTIAGAGGLPVGTSGKVMLMLSGGIDSPVAGYLAMKRGAALEAIHFHSPPYTNERAKQKVEDLTKILATFGGTIRLHVVPFTNLQKHIHEKVPSNFEMTIMRRMMYRISEAIATKEQALAIVNGESLGQVASQTLESMHTINEVTTLPILRPLITMDKVEVIDIAHKIGTYETSILPFEDCCTIFLPPDSKTKPKREHANKFEQYVDYDSYIDEAVAGTEVIEISANQTVDKSFEELF, from the coding sequence ATGAAGTATGATCATATTTTAATCCGTTATGGAGAAATTGCTTTAAAAGGGAAAAATCGGTCGGAGTTCGAACGAAAGCTACAAAAGAATATTAAAGCTGTAATTAAGCCATTTCCAAATTGCAAAGTAAGACGAACATTTGGACGAATGTTCATTGAATTAAATGATGAACCACATGAACCAATTATTGATCGTGTCAAAGATGTTTTTGGTGTTCAATCGTTAAGTCTTGCATTAAAAGTAGAAAATGAAATTGAACAAATTCAAGAAGGGGCGCTTTGGGCACTCCAAGCATCTGGTGCTGATGCAAAGACATTTAAAGTCAATGCGCGTCGTGCTTACAAACCGTTCCCAATTAATTCACAAGAATTGAATCCGCTTATTGGTGGCCATATTTTAAAGAACCTTAATCATTTATCAGTTGATGTACATCACCCAGATGTAGAAGTAAAGGTTGAGGTTCGCGAAGGTGCCACATATATCAGTTGTGGAACGATTGCTGGAGCGGGCGGTCTGCCGGTTGGCACAAGTGGAAAAGTCATGCTCATGCTTTCAGGTGGGATCGATAGCCCTGTCGCTGGCTATTTAGCCATGAAGCGTGGAGCTGCGCTTGAAGCGATTCATTTTCATAGCCCTCCATACACAAATGAACGTGCGAAGCAAAAAGTGGAAGATCTCACAAAAATTTTAGCAACGTTTGGTGGAACAATTCGTTTACATGTTGTTCCATTTACGAACTTGCAAAAGCATATTCACGAAAAAGTACCTAGTAATTTTGAAATGACGATTATGCGTCGAATGATGTATCGTATTAGTGAAGCGATTGCGACGAAAGAACAGGCGCTAGCGATTGTTAATGGAGAAAGCCTAGGACAAGTTGCCAGTCAGACACTCGAAAGTATGCATACGATCAATGAAGTAACCACCTTGCCGATTTTACGACCACTGATTACAATGGACAAGGTTGAGGTTATAGATATTGCTCATAAAATAGGGACCTATGAGACGTCTATTCTTCCTTTTGAGGACTGTTGTACGATCTTTTTGCCGCCGGATTCAAAAACAAAGCCAAAGCGCGAGCATGCAAATAAGTTTGAGCAATATGTTGACTATGATTCATACATTGATGAAGCCGTAGCAGGAACGGAAGTCATTGAAATCAGTGCGAATCAAACGGTGGACAAAAGTTTTGAAGAGTTATTTTAA
- the brnQ gene encoding branched-chain amino acid transport system II carrier protein: MKTNMSNKEVLAIGLMMFALFLGAGNMIFPPAMGQESGTNVWMATLGFLITGVGLPVLAVIAIARTGGNLQSLANRINPLFGVIFTLTMYLAIGPFFGIPRTATVAFEIGGIPFLPESLNPNGLPLFIYSIVFFGITFWLALNPSKLVGRIGKVLTPILLLLITILTIRGIASPMGSFTEPGEAYQTASLATGFLEGYLTMDTIAALVFGIVVISRIKEQGITDQKMIASTTIKAGVIAGIGLSLVYLSLAYLGASSVETIGSLDNGGAILSGVATALFGTIGTIILALVITFACLTTSVGLVSACGEYFVKIMPKIPYAVTVGILCLFSLTMANMGLSQLISVSLPVLVAIYPIAIVLIVLSFLHKSFNGYSQVYTGGVIGAAIVSITDGLKATELNIEAIISIYNFIPLYAEGIGWLVPAILGSIIGYFIGRGNKNDPSAEISASKAS; encoded by the coding sequence ATGAAAACAAACATGTCTAATAAGGAAGTACTCGCGATTGGATTAATGATGTTTGCGCTATTTCTCGGCGCAGGAAACATGATTTTTCCACCAGCAATGGGACAAGAGTCTGGTACAAATGTCTGGATGGCTACCCTCGGATTTCTCATTACCGGTGTAGGCCTACCCGTTTTAGCTGTAATTGCGATTGCACGTACAGGTGGTAACCTGCAAAGCCTAGCAAACAGAATTAATCCGCTATTCGGAGTCATCTTTACGTTAACAATGTATTTAGCGATCGGTCCATTTTTCGGGATCCCACGTACAGCTACAGTTGCCTTTGAAATCGGTGGCATCCCATTTTTACCAGAATCGTTAAATCCAAATGGATTGCCACTTTTCATTTATTCAATCGTCTTTTTCGGGATTACGTTTTGGTTAGCGTTAAATCCATCAAAATTAGTCGGACGAATTGGGAAAGTGTTAACACCAATCCTATTATTACTAATTACGATTTTAACGATTCGTGGTATTGCATCACCTATGGGTTCATTTACTGAGCCAGGTGAAGCCTATCAAACCGCTTCGCTGGCAACAGGATTTCTTGAAGGCTACCTAACGATGGATACCATTGCAGCACTAGTCTTTGGAATTGTCGTCATTTCTCGGATTAAAGAACAAGGAATCACAGATCAAAAGATGATTGCTTCGACAACGATTAAAGCAGGCGTAATTGCAGGTATCGGTTTATCACTCGTTTATTTATCCCTCGCCTACCTTGGTGCATCTAGTGTTGAAACGATTGGCTCATTAGATAATGGCGGTGCGATTCTATCTGGTGTTGCAACAGCTTTGTTCGGAACAATTGGTACGATCATTTTAGCCCTTGTTATCACGTTTGCCTGCCTAACGACATCAGTAGGGTTAGTATCAGCTTGCGGTGAGTATTTTGTGAAAATTATGCCAAAAATACCTTATGCTGTCACTGTTGGTATCCTTTGCCTATTTAGCTTGACAATGGCTAATATGGGATTATCTCAGTTAATCAGTGTGTCATTGCCAGTTCTAGTAGCAATCTATCCAATCGCGATTGTTCTCATCGTACTATCTTTCCTTCATAAATCCTTTAACGGATATAGTCAAGTGTACACCGGCGGAGTTATTGGCGCCGCGATCGTCAGCATTACAGATGGTCTAAAAGCAACGGAACTAAACATCGAAGCGATTATATCTATCTATAACTTCATTCCACTCTATGCTGAAGGCATTGGCTGGTTAGTTCCTGCCATCCTCGGTTCAATTATTGGGTACTTTATTGGTAGAGGGAATAAAAATGACCCATCAGCCGAAATATCGGCTTCAAAAGCTTCATAG
- a CDS encoding cysteine desulfurase family protein, producing MIYFDNSATTKPYPEVLKTFTSVSERYFGNPSSLHSLGAEAERLLTQAREVISSILSVRPREVIFTSGGTEGNNLAIKGIALQHQNRGKHLITTEVEHASSYEIFQQLEKLGFDITYVPVDKHGLVSVEDVKKAIRKETILISMIHVNNELGSVQPIEEIAKVVADHPKIHFHVDHVQGVTKVPLNLSMKGIDLCTISGHKFHGLKGTGVLYIREGVTLFPLMHGGVQELQFRAGTENTAGIIALAKALRLSVEQSQKEIKKIEGLKRMLIDELETLDGIVVNTSKEHSAPHIVNFSIVGVKPEVVIQALTKKQIYVSTKSACSSKLAEPSRVLVAAGLGHERASSAIRVSFSFENEEVELVEFVNVMKKITPELLDVMR from the coding sequence ATGATCTATTTTGATAATAGTGCAACGACAAAACCTTACCCCGAAGTGTTAAAGACCTTTACGAGCGTCTCAGAGCGTTATTTTGGTAATCCGTCGTCATTACACAGCTTAGGGGCAGAGGCTGAACGGCTGTTAACACAAGCCAGGGAAGTGATCTCTTCCATCCTTAGTGTTCGTCCGCGCGAAGTGATCTTTACATCAGGAGGTACTGAAGGAAATAACTTAGCGATTAAAGGGATTGCCCTTCAGCATCAAAACAGGGGAAAGCATTTGATCACAACTGAGGTAGAGCACGCTTCTAGTTATGAGATTTTCCAACAGTTGGAGAAGCTGGGATTTGATATCACGTATGTACCTGTTGATAAGCACGGATTAGTGTCAGTAGAGGATGTAAAAAAAGCCATCCGTAAAGAAACCATTCTGATCTCGATGATTCATGTCAATAATGAATTAGGATCGGTACAACCAATTGAAGAGATTGCTAAGGTTGTAGCTGATCATCCAAAGATCCATTTCCATGTTGATCATGTTCAAGGGGTAACAAAAGTACCATTGAACTTGAGTATGAAGGGAATTGATTTATGTACGATCTCTGGACATAAGTTTCATGGCTTAAAAGGGACAGGTGTTTTATATATAAGAGAAGGGGTTACACTATTTCCATTGATGCATGGTGGCGTTCAAGAGTTGCAATTCCGTGCAGGAACAGAAAATACCGCTGGAATTATTGCACTGGCTAAGGCATTGCGATTAAGTGTAGAGCAGTCTCAGAAAGAAATAAAAAAAATAGAAGGCTTAAAAAGAATGCTAATCGATGAGTTAGAGACACTTGATGGGATTGTCGTCAATACATCAAAGGAACATTCAGCTCCACATATCGTTAATTTTTCGATCGTTGGGGTGAAGCCAGAGGTCGTTATCCAAGCCTTAACAAAAAAGCAGATTTACGTTTCGACAAAGTCCGCTTGTTCATCAAAATTGGCTGAACCGAGTCGTGTATTAGTCGCTGCTGGTCTAGGTCATGAGCGAGCGAGTAGTGCCATACGTGTTAGTTTTTCTTTTGAGAACGAAGAAGTTGAATTGGTAGAATTTGTAAATGTTATGAAAAAAATAACACCAGAATTATTGGACGTAATGAGGTAG
- the refZ gene encoding forespore capture DNA-binding protein RefZ yields MDDRIKTKQKVIEAAISLFNVQGFTGTSVREIAKRANVNAALVSYYFGSKKGLLEQLMTKFLEGYVHVIEQAIERSKHDQLSSKECLLHAIENILIYQQENHNLARFIHREITLDTVLVRELMTTYLMKEKHLFHVIIEKGMAEEEFNRQPIDFIVMQLRGMLIMPYLHPQYIREVYHLIPHERFFLEKYMDYLTRWVEDYICNEQSSSLYSSRKMLLIRP; encoded by the coding sequence GTGGATGATCGGATAAAAACAAAACAAAAGGTAATCGAAGCGGCGATTTCACTTTTTAATGTACAAGGATTTACTGGGACATCTGTACGTGAGATCGCAAAGCGTGCAAACGTAAATGCGGCATTGGTATCTTATTATTTTGGGAGTAAAAAAGGGTTGTTAGAGCAACTGATGACAAAATTCTTAGAAGGCTATGTTCATGTGATTGAGCAAGCAATCGAGCGAAGCAAACACGACCAACTTTCTTCAAAAGAATGTTTACTACATGCGATAGAGAACATCCTCATCTATCAACAAGAAAACCACAATTTAGCCAGGTTTATCCATCGGGAAATTACGTTAGATACGGTGTTGGTTCGTGAACTAATGACAACCTATCTCATGAAAGAAAAGCACCTTTTTCATGTTATCATTGAAAAAGGAATGGCAGAAGAAGAGTTCAATCGTCAACCGATCGATTTTATTGTGATGCAGCTACGAGGAATGTTAATTATGCCTTACCTCCACCCGCAATACATTCGTGAAGTATATCATTTAATACCGCATGAACGATTTTTTTTAGAAAAATATATGGACTATTTAACAAGGTGGGTAGAAGACTACATCTGTAATGAGCAGTCTTCATCCTTGTATTCATCTCGAAAAATGCTACTTATACGTCCGTAA